A window of Malania oleifera isolate guangnan ecotype guangnan chromosome 5, ASM2987363v1, whole genome shotgun sequence contains these coding sequences:
- the LOC131155633 gene encoding uncharacterized protein LOC131155633: protein MATRLATLVGFRQTTSRSSAEGQRESKFLQSQGQTLRYRQVEKHTKSETPCQGHRASANTSKNPWKVKLWRSKRGHRRRDHRHLAGSWYLAPSLSSIARKARAFCDRFCCDASENPITSAKEVVLVDPYFSIPVFPATASAPSF from the coding sequence ATGGCGACCCGCCTCGCTACCCTCGTCGGATTCCGGCAAACCACCAGCCGGAGCTCCGCCGAAGGACAAAGGGAGAGCAAGTTTTTACAATCTCAAGGCCAAACCCTGCGTTACCGGCAAGTAGAAAAACACACCAAGTCGGAAACTCCCTGTCAAGGACATAGAGCATCTGCAAACACTAGTAAAAATCCATGGAAGGTTAAGCTTTGGAGGAGTAAGCGAGGCCACCGGAGACGAGATCATCGTCATTTGGCGGGATCCTGGTACTTGGCGCCTTCACTAAGTAGCATCGCGAGGAAAGCAAGAGCATTTTGTGACAGGTTCTGCTGTGACGCCAGTGAGAACCCAATTACTAGTGCAAAGGAAGTAGTGTTGGTTGATCCTTATTTCTCAATCCCTGTTTTTCCAGCCACAGCCAGTGCTCCAAGTTTCTAA